From Mannheimia pernigra, one genomic window encodes:
- a CDS encoding FAD-binding protein translates to MITINQILETDLLIVGSGIAGLSAAVEAKSKGINTLLISKSTIGSGASYFPLKATLGIQVTGDEKDHPLFRADIENIGKQKINPNVIQAYIEDSPKAIALLERIGFKPWKRNDNRPACFAKYTRPIYLIKDWREAALRAKQILQEQQIPFYENATLLHIVAEHNQVQGAVFAYTTSGQISYIFCKTNHIILAAGGLAGLYKDNLYPADVIGSLHSVAKQAGATLVNLAFIQFIPAFVEPKYKVLFGEHTLKYVTEITDSTGKNLFPHLNEAQFSKMMLERSHYAPFSLDFECVEFDLVMMKHLLENPDEKGIYLKYSPKIYEDKEEFYTVYLNWLKNEVGIDLVRDKISIKPFAHSCNGGIQINEWGESSVKGLFAIGEIAHCIEGANRMGGNSVGGGLVFAKRAVAEIIRTLQNVHLQKNADFSPLVVAEKALNKLANPNANLTLSASEVLSTIRENMALYANVYRTTSNLKLLLNTLSNLEQQFDPIYHAQHQGIEIYNALKTAQLIVKHMLDEKSLGAHYLSE, encoded by the coding sequence ATGATCACAATTAACCAAATTCTCGAAACAGATTTACTGATTGTCGGCTCTGGTATCGCAGGGCTTTCTGCCGCAGTTGAAGCAAAAAGCAAAGGCATTAATACTTTACTGATTAGCAAATCCACGATTGGCTCTGGGGCGAGCTATTTTCCCCTTAAAGCCACATTAGGCATTCAAGTGACAGGCGATGAAAAAGACCATCCACTTTTTAGAGCAGATATTGAAAATATCGGTAAACAAAAAATCAATCCGAATGTCATACAAGCCTATATTGAAGATTCACCGAAAGCAATTGCTTTATTAGAGCGTATCGGCTTTAAGCCTTGGAAGCGTAATGACAACCGCCCAGCTTGCTTTGCCAAATATACCCGCCCCATTTATTTAATTAAGGACTGGCGAGAGGCTGCTCTGCGAGCTAAGCAGATTTTACAAGAGCAACAGATTCCGTTCTATGAAAATGCGACGCTTTTACATATCGTTGCCGAGCATAATCAAGTGCAAGGTGCTGTATTTGCATATACTACAAGCGGTCAAATTTCTTATATTTTTTGCAAAACTAACCATATCATTTTAGCCGCGGGTGGTCTTGCTGGGCTTTATAAAGATAACCTCTACCCAGCTGATGTAATAGGTTCGCTCCATTCTGTTGCCAAACAAGCTGGGGCAACATTAGTCAATCTGGCTTTTATTCAATTTATTCCTGCCTTTGTTGAACCCAAATATAAGGTATTATTCGGGGAACATACGTTGAAATACGTCACTGAAATTACCGACTCAACAGGCAAAAATCTATTCCCTCATTTAAATGAAGCACAATTTAGCAAAATGATGCTTGAACGCAGCCATTATGCACCATTTAGTTTGGATTTTGAGTGTGTGGAATTTGACTTAGTGATGATGAAGCATTTGCTGGAAAATCCAGATGAAAAAGGTATTTACCTCAAATACAGCCCCAAAATTTATGAAGATAAAGAAGAATTTTACACCGTCTATTTAAATTGGCTGAAAAATGAAGTGGGGATTGATTTAGTGAGAGATAAAATTTCGATTAAACCTTTTGCTCATAGTTGCAATGGTGGGATTCAAATTAATGAATGGGGCGAAAGCTCCGTTAAAGGTTTGTTTGCAATTGGAGAAATAGCCCATTGTATTGAGGGTGCAAACCGTATGGGGGGCAATTCAGTTGGGGGCGGTTTAGTATTTGCAAAACGTGCCGTTGCTGAAATTATACGCACTCTACAAAACGTACATTTGCAAAAAAATGCAGATTTTTCACCGCTTGTCGTTGCGGAAAAAGCATTAAATAAACTGGCTAATCCAAATGCCAATCTAACACTTTCTGCAAGCGAAGTGCTTTCCACTATTAGAGAGAATATGGCACTATATGCGAATGTTTATCGTACCACAAGTAACCTTAAACTGTTACTTAACACTCTAAGTAATTTGGAACAGCAATTTGATCCAATCTACCACGCCCAACATCAAGGTATTGAAATTTACAATGCATTAAAAACCGCTCAATTAATAGTAAAGCATATGCTTGATGAGAAGAGTTTGGGGGCACACTACTTATCTGAATAA
- the fadD gene encoding long-chain-fatty-acid--CoA ligase FadD translates to MDKIWLNNYPPYSPKTIEVNQYESLVDMFEAAIKRHLDIPAYINIGQILTFRKLEERSRAFAAYLQNELRLEKGDRIALMMPNLLQYPIALFGALRAGLVVVNVNPLYTPRELEHQLNDSGAKAIVVISNFAATLEKVVFNTNIKHVILTRVGDQLSFGKRTLVNLIVKYIKKSVPKYKLPHAVSFREALSIGKKRQYVKPHILSSDLAFLQYTGGTTGVPKGAMLTHQNLIANMMQTKWIVDPLLGNAKNMIGATALPLYHIFALSLNCLLFLELGITGLLITNPRDIPSLIKELKKYKVSIFTGVNTLFSALLNNQTLKEVDFSSLKLSVGGGAAIHANVAQDWYDLTGCHIIEGYGMTECSPVISATRSDSVEYSGSIGIPLPNTDIRIVDAEGNELPLGEQGELLVKGPQVMQGYWNRPEETAKVLNDGWMATGDIVVMGEDLNLRIVDRKKDMILVSGFNVYPAEIEDVILQNPKVNEVVAIGVPSELSGERIKIFVTKKDESLTCDELRRYCRQFLTGYKIPRDIEFRDELPKSNIGKILRNVLRDEESAKSNVNNA, encoded by the coding sequence ATGGACAAAATATGGCTTAATAATTACCCGCCTTACTCGCCAAAAACCATTGAGGTGAATCAATATGAATCATTAGTTGATATGTTTGAAGCCGCAATAAAACGCCATCTAGATATTCCAGCTTATATTAATATAGGGCAAATTCTAACCTTTCGTAAATTAGAAGAACGTAGCCGTGCTTTTGCTGCTTATTTACAAAATGAATTACGTTTAGAAAAAGGTGATCGTATTGCGTTAATGATGCCCAATTTATTGCAATATCCAATCGCCTTATTCGGTGCTTTGCGTGCAGGGCTCGTTGTGGTGAATGTCAATCCGCTTTATACGCCCCGTGAATTAGAGCACCAACTTAACGACAGTGGTGCAAAGGCGATTGTGGTTATTTCCAACTTTGCGGCAACGTTAGAAAAAGTGGTATTTAATACGAATATAAAACACGTTATTTTAACTCGAGTAGGCGATCAGCTCTCTTTTGGTAAGCGTACTTTAGTGAATCTCATCGTTAAATATATTAAGAAATCAGTTCCCAAATATAAGTTGCCTCACGCTGTTAGCTTTAGAGAAGCATTAAGTATTGGCAAGAAAAGGCAGTATGTAAAACCGCATATTTTAAGTTCTGACCTCGCCTTTTTACAATATACAGGCGGTACAACTGGTGTGCCTAAAGGTGCAATGCTAACGCATCAAAATCTCATTGCCAATATGATGCAAACAAAATGGATTGTAGATCCACTATTAGGTAACGCTAAAAATATGATTGGTGCTACTGCCTTGCCATTATACCATATTTTTGCATTATCTTTGAACTGTCTCTTATTTCTTGAACTAGGTATTACAGGATTATTAATTACAAATCCTCGTGATATTCCAAGCCTTATTAAAGAATTAAAGAAATATAAAGTATCTATTTTTACAGGGGTAAATACACTATTTAGTGCATTACTGAATAATCAAACACTAAAAGAAGTGGATTTTTCATCCTTAAAATTAAGTGTTGGCGGTGGGGCTGCAATTCACGCTAATGTAGCACAAGATTGGTACGATTTAACAGGTTGCCACATTATTGAAGGCTATGGTATGACTGAATGTTCGCCTGTTATTAGTGCAACACGTAGTGATTCAGTAGAATATTCAGGCTCAATAGGTATTCCTTTGCCAAATACAGATATTCGCATTGTAGATGCTGAAGGTAATGAGCTACCTTTGGGCGAGCAAGGCGAGTTATTAGTTAAAGGCCCTCAAGTGATGCAAGGGTATTGGAATCGCCCGGAAGAAACGGCAAAAGTATTAAATGATGGCTGGATGGCAACAGGCGATATTGTTGTTATGGGTGAAGATCTTAATTTACGCATCGTTGATCGTAAAAAAGATATGATCCTTGTTTCTGGTTTTAATGTCTACCCAGCTGAAATTGAAGATGTTATTTTACAAAATCCAAAAGTGAATGAAGTTGTTGCTATTGGTGTGCCGAGTGAGCTTTCTGGCGAACGTATAAAAATTTTTGTGACGAAAAAAGATGAAAGCTTAACCTGCGATGAACTGCGTCGTTATTGCCGTCAATTTTTAACTGGCTATAAAATTCCACGTGATATTGAATTTCGTGATGAACTACCCAAAAGTAATATTGGAAAAATTCTTCGCAACGTACTAAGAGATGAAGAATCAGCAAAATCAAACGTTAATAACGCTTAA
- a CDS encoding ABC transporter permease, with protein sequence MEIVLRLLFRRILALPIMIIGVTALVFIILQFTPGDAATVALGDAASDEAKALWREQRGLNDPLLVQYFRFLGNLLVFDLGVTTPPELPISSMIAKAFPITLQLTFIGVILAAVISFTLGVFAALHRDRLVDQIIRLFSVAAVATPSFWLGILLIQYFSLELDWLPSGGYVPFSEDPKEWAISMVLPSLALAIPVCASLIRVVRTAMVEEMDKDYVRTAIGNGVPYSTVIRRNVLRNALITPVTVLGLRVGYLLGGAVVIEQIFDLPGMGKLIFNGITNLDLNLVQGVVLTIALTFVLVNIIVDILYLIINPKIRSL encoded by the coding sequence ATGGAAATTGTACTGCGTCTGTTATTCCGCCGCATATTGGCACTACCTATTATGATCATCGGGGTAACAGCACTCGTTTTTATTATTTTACAATTCACGCCGGGAGATGCTGCAACCGTAGCATTAGGAGATGCTGCCAGTGATGAAGCTAAAGCATTATGGCGTGAGCAACGTGGGTTAAACGATCCGTTACTGGTTCAATACTTTCGTTTTCTCGGAAACCTTCTCGTGTTTGATTTAGGGGTAACTACTCCACCTGAATTACCTATTTCATCAATGATTGCCAAAGCGTTCCCAATCACATTGCAATTAACCTTTATCGGTGTCATTTTAGCTGCGGTTATCTCATTTACACTAGGTGTATTTGCAGCACTTCATCGTGATCGTCTTGTCGATCAAATCATTCGTCTGTTCTCCGTTGCAGCAGTTGCAACACCATCTTTCTGGCTCGGTATTTTATTAATTCAATACTTCTCACTTGAACTCGATTGGTTGCCATCTGGTGGTTATGTACCATTTAGTGAAGATCCGAAAGAGTGGGCTATCTCAATGGTTCTACCGTCTCTTGCATTAGCGATTCCAGTTTGTGCCTCATTAATCCGTGTAGTACGTACTGCAATGGTAGAAGAAATGGATAAAGATTATGTGCGTACCGCAATTGGTAACGGTGTACCATATTCAACCGTTATTCGTCGTAATGTATTGCGTAATGCCTTAATTACACCTGTAACCGTTCTTGGCTTGCGTGTCGGTTACTTACTCGGTGGGGCAGTTGTTATCGAACAGATTTTTGACTTACCAGGTATGGGTAAATTGATTTTCAATGGAATTACTAATTTGGACTTAAACTTAGTACAAGGCGTGGTACTAACCATTGCATTGACTTTCGTGTTAGTCAATATCATTGTTGATATTCTTTACCTAATTATTAACCCTAAAATTCGGAGTCTATAA
- a CDS encoding ABC transporter ATP-binding protein, which yields MSMKPIKEQPIIELKDIVVEFRSRDGTLFNPKKFRAVNGVSLDIHAGETVGIVGQSGCGKSTLANVMISLQKPTSGTVKFNGLEMKYGSAEARKYFGSQVSVIFQDPATALNPRMRVLDILKDPMDIHNILQPREREKRVYDLLSRVGLPRSAALVEPTRLSGGQKQRVAIARALALNPKLIVADEPTSALDVSVRAQVLNLLADLKKELNLAMVFISHDLQTVNQVSDRIVVMNGGKIVEMGNARQVFDTPKEAYTRTLIESAPSLL from the coding sequence ATGAGTATGAAACCCATTAAAGAGCAGCCGATTATTGAGCTGAAAGATATTGTTGTCGAGTTTCGCTCCCGTGATGGAACGCTATTCAACCCGAAAAAATTCCGTGCAGTAAATGGTGTGAGTTTAGATATTCACGCTGGCGAAACAGTTGGTATTGTAGGGCAATCTGGCTGTGGCAAATCTACCCTAGCAAACGTGATGATAAGCCTTCAAAAACCAACTTCAGGCACGGTAAAATTTAATGGATTAGAGATGAAATACGGTAGTGCAGAAGCTCGTAAATACTTCGGTAGCCAAGTATCTGTTATCTTCCAAGATCCAGCAACGGCACTAAACCCTCGTATGCGTGTATTAGATATTCTCAAAGATCCGATGGATATTCATAATATCTTACAACCACGAGAGCGTGAAAAACGAGTTTATGATCTTCTCTCTCGTGTAGGTTTACCACGTTCTGCTGCACTAGTTGAGCCAACTCGTTTATCGGGTGGTCAAAAACAGCGTGTCGCAATCGCCCGTGCATTGGCATTAAATCCCAAATTAATTGTAGCTGATGAACCAACTTCAGCACTTGATGTATCAGTTCGAGCTCAAGTCCTGAACTTACTTGCCGATTTGAAGAAAGAGTTAAATCTTGCAATGGTGTTTATCTCGCACGATTTACAAACGGTTAATCAGGTTTCGGATCGAATTGTGGTAATGAATGGCGGTAAAATTGTCGAAATGGGCAATGCAAGACAAGTTTTTGACACACCAAAAGAGGCATATACGAGAACCTTGATTGAGTCAGCCCCGTCATTATTATAA
- the hemW gene encoding radical SAM family heme chaperone HemW: MKLILPPLSLYIHIPWCVQKCPYCDFNSHAQKGFIPEKEYIEHLLADLLQDLTAYQAAIGDRKLHSIFIGGGTPSLFSSEGIAYLLKEVEKRIPFEAGIEITLEANPGTAEAEKFVGYTQGGVNRISMGIQSFEPEKLLKLGRIHDANEAKQAVIYAQNSAKFGLNSFNIDLMHGLPNQSVKQALSDLEQGIALNPPHLSWYQLTIEPNTMFYYRKPTLPDDDELWDIFEQGHQLLTAAGYEQYETSAYAKKGYQCKHNLNYWRFGDYLAIGCGAHGKISYPTGEIYRFSKTKHPKGYMRGEYRYSQDLIELEDRPFEFFMNRFRLLEAVPKQEFEWFTGLDREVVRPTMDWALSQDYIFETPTHWQITLHGKLFLNELLEGFLE, translated from the coding sequence GTGAAACTTATTTTACCGCCTTTAAGCCTTTATATCCATATTCCGTGGTGTGTACAAAAATGCCCATACTGCGACTTCAATTCTCACGCTCAAAAAGGGTTTATTCCAGAGAAAGAATATATTGAACATCTCCTTGCAGATTTATTGCAAGATTTAACCGCTTATCAAGCAGCCATAGGCGATCGTAAATTACACTCTATTTTTATTGGTGGCGGCACACCAAGTCTGTTTTCGTCCGAAGGTATTGCTTATTTATTAAAAGAAGTAGAAAAGCGAATCCCCTTTGAGGCGGGTATTGAAATCACGCTTGAAGCCAACCCTGGCACAGCAGAGGCGGAGAAATTTGTTGGCTACACCCAAGGCGGAGTCAACCGCATCTCAATGGGCATTCAGAGTTTCGAGCCAGAAAAATTGCTCAAACTCGGACGAATTCACGATGCAAATGAGGCAAAACAAGCGGTCATCTATGCCCAAAATTCTGCAAAATTTGGCTTGAACAGTTTTAATATTGATTTAATGCACGGTTTACCAAATCAATCGGTAAAACAAGCGTTAAGTGATTTAGAACAAGGGATTGCTCTTAATCCACCTCATTTATCGTGGTATCAGCTCACTATTGAGCCTAATACGATGTTTTATTATCGTAAACCCACTTTGCCAGATGATGACGAATTATGGGATATTTTTGAGCAGGGGCATCAACTTTTAACTGCGGCAGGCTATGAGCAATACGAAACGTCTGCCTATGCGAAAAAAGGCTACCAATGCAAGCACAATCTCAATTACTGGCGGTTTGGCGATTATTTAGCAATTGGTTGCGGTGCTCACGGTAAAATTTCCTATCCAACGGGCGAAATTTACCGCTTTAGTAAAACCAAACACCCAAAAGGCTATATGCGGGGTGAATACCGCTACAGCCAAGATTTAATTGAGCTAGAAGATCGCCCATTTGAGTTTTTTATGAACCGATTCCGTTTGCTTGAAGCTGTGCCAAAACAAGAGTTTGAATGGTTTACAGGGCTAGATAGGGAGGTTGTTCGCCCCACAATGGATTGGGCATTAAGCCAAGATTATATTTTTGAAACTCCAACGCATTGGCAAATTACCCTGCACGGAAAATTATTCTTAAATGAGTTATTGGAAGGATTTTTAGAATAA
- the upp gene encoding uracil phosphoribosyltransferase, with protein sequence MKIVEVKHPLVKHKLGLMREAEISTKDFRELANEIGSLLTYEATKDLEMEKVEINGWNGKKISVERIKGKKVTVVPILRAGLGMMDGVLEHIPSARISVVGIYRDEETLKPVPYFSKLANDVDERLAIITDPMLATGGSMVATIDLLKKAGCKHIKVLVLVAAPEGINVLEEAHPDVELYTASIDSHLNEKGYIIPGLGDAGDKIFGTK encoded by the coding sequence ATGAAAATTGTTGAGGTAAAACACCCGCTTGTAAAACATAAATTAGGTTTAATGCGAGAAGCAGAAATTAGCACCAAAGATTTCCGTGAGTTAGCAAATGAGATTGGTAGCCTATTGACTTATGAAGCAACCAAAGATCTTGAAATGGAAAAAGTTGAGATTAATGGTTGGAATGGTAAGAAAATTTCAGTTGAACGAATTAAAGGTAAAAAAGTTACCGTGGTGCCAATTTTGCGAGCTGGTTTAGGTATGATGGATGGGGTGCTAGAACACATACCCAGTGCAAGAATTAGTGTAGTGGGGATTTATCGTGATGAAGAAACGTTAAAACCAGTTCCTTATTTTTCAAAATTAGCAAATGATGTAGATGAACGCCTAGCGATTATCACAGACCCAATGTTAGCAACGGGTGGCTCAATGGTAGCAACGATTGATCTACTGAAAAAAGCAGGTTGTAAACACATTAAAGTATTAGTATTAGTTGCAGCACCCGAAGGGATTAACGTGCTAGAAGAAGCTCACCCAGATGTTGAACTTTACACAGCTTCAATTGATAGCCACTTAAATGAAAAAGGATATATTATTCCAGGCTTAGGTGATGCGGGCGATAAAATTTTTGGCACCAAATAG
- a CDS encoding ABC transporter substrate-binding protein: protein MTKQFEHNESRRGFMKLMAGVGAGFAFSTTLGTFSAPVAAAMAPAKGSVIEAGISYSLSTGFDPLRTTGATPMAANLHIFEGLVDLHPATREPYLGLAAKMPEKVDDVTYRVTLRDGAVFHDGKPVTTADVVFSFERVLDDNNKSLFKGFIPFIDSVKAIDEKVVEFKLKYPFALFKERLTIIKIVPKHVIESVGESAFDANPVGSGPYKFVSAVKDDKIVFEAFTAYNGIYPAKAEKMVWSLLSDDAARVTAQESKRVQAIESVPYLDIQRLKSKRQSIDSVQSFGLLFLMFNCAEAPFNNPKVRQAFHYALDTQKMIDIVFLGNARKATSYLQETHPDYVKAETQYDFNKEKAVALLKEAGVDKLEFELLATDTSWVKECAPLILESWNAIPGVKVTLRHLQSSALYGEYIASGNFKVVVAPGDPSVFGNDVDLLLSWFYRGDGWAKNRYRWSETAEYAEVQKLLDAAVSAKSHDAAKAEWAKVFNIIAEQVPLYPLIHRKLPTAWDAKALTDFQPLPTTGMSFLGVGRK, encoded by the coding sequence ATGACAAAACAATTTGAACATAACGAATCACGTCGTGGTTTTATGAAATTGATGGCTGGTGTGGGTGCAGGTTTTGCATTCAGCACGACATTAGGCACATTCTCAGCACCAGTAGCAGCGGCAATGGCTCCTGCAAAAGGCTCTGTGATTGAAGCGGGTATTTCTTACTCTCTTTCCACTGGGTTCGACCCATTACGTACCACTGGTGCAACCCCAATGGCAGCAAACCTCCATATTTTTGAAGGACTCGTGGATTTACACCCAGCCACTCGCGAGCCATACTTAGGTTTAGCGGCAAAAATGCCTGAAAAAGTGGACGACGTAACCTACCGTGTAACACTACGTGATGGTGCGGTATTCCACGATGGCAAGCCAGTAACTACTGCAGATGTTGTATTCTCTTTTGAGCGTGTACTAGATGACAACAATAAATCTCTATTCAAAGGTTTTATTCCATTTATTGACAGCGTAAAAGCAATTGATGAGAAAGTCGTTGAATTTAAACTCAAATATCCATTTGCATTATTTAAAGAGCGTTTAACGATTATCAAAATCGTACCGAAACATGTGATTGAATCTGTGGGCGAAAGTGCATTTGATGCAAACCCAGTAGGTTCTGGTCCATATAAATTTGTCTCTGCGGTTAAAGATGACAAAATCGTCTTTGAAGCATTTACTGCTTATAATGGTATCTATCCAGCGAAAGCAGAAAAAATGGTTTGGTCATTGTTATCGGACGATGCTGCTCGTGTAACTGCACAAGAATCTAAACGTGTTCAAGCGATTGAGTCTGTACCTTATCTTGATATTCAACGTTTAAAATCGAAAAGACAATCTATTGATTCAGTTCAATCATTTGGCTTATTGTTCTTAATGTTTAACTGTGCCGAAGCACCGTTTAACAACCCGAAAGTACGTCAAGCATTCCACTATGCGTTAGACACTCAAAAAATGATCGATATCGTCTTCTTAGGTAACGCACGCAAAGCAACGTCTTACTTACAAGAAACGCACCCTGATTATGTGAAAGCAGAAACTCAGTACGATTTCAACAAAGAAAAAGCAGTTGCACTATTAAAAGAAGCAGGTGTAGATAAATTAGAGTTTGAATTACTCGCAACAGATACTTCTTGGGTGAAAGAATGTGCACCATTAATTCTTGAGTCTTGGAATGCTATCCCAGGTGTGAAAGTAACTTTACGCCACTTACAATCTAGTGCGTTATATGGTGAGTACATTGCATCAGGTAACTTCAAAGTGGTTGTTGCACCAGGTGACCCGTCTGTATTCGGTAACGATGTGGACTTATTATTAAGCTGGTTCTACCGTGGTGACGGTTGGGCGAAAAATCGCTACCGCTGGTCTGAAACCGCAGAATATGCAGAGGTACAAAAACTGTTAGATGCAGCAGTGTCAGCAAAATCACACGATGCGGCAAAAGCAGAATGGGCAAAAGTGTTCAATATTATTGCTGAACAAGTTCCGCTCTATCCTCTTATCCACCGTAAATTACCAACGGCTTGGGATGCTAAAGCATTAACGGACTTCCAACCATTGCCAACCACAGGTATGTCATTCTTAGGTGTTGGACGTAAATAA
- a CDS encoding dipeptide/oligopeptide/nickel ABC transporter permease/ATP-binding protein: MFRQGLADRLASGGARFKALSTTSKIALIFLIIMALIAILAPLVAPYDPLQTLRPVQAPGSEYWFGTDRLGRDIFSRIVYGARTSLFIGLGAVACAIVFGSILGATAATADKFGNEVIMRLMDILMAFPGIALAAVLLATFGNSSPIIILTIAIVYTPQLARVVRANVVSQWEEDYVRAERVIGGSRTYILLKHVVRNTAAPVLVFATVMVADAIILEASLSFLGAGVQPPHPSWGNILSEGRNLVLSGFWWATTFSGLCVLLTVLSLNILSEGLTDALANPKTKKSPTAAKNDVSKPLSTDVQEAMAEGLALKRYLLQLKQAEVVRTDRMQLNPNAKPILQVKNLSIRFPNRYGETPLVDNISFTVHEGETMGLVGESGCGKSISAFSIMGLLPPTAKITGEILFTDRAGNQYDLLKTDKLNDLRGHEISMIYQDALSALNPSMRIREQMEQLISRGGKQSAETLLKWVHLDPEKTLNRYPHELSGGQRQRVLIAMALAREPKLLIADEPTTALDVTVQAEVIKLLNELREKLGFAMVFVSHDLALVAQIAHHITVMYAGQVVEASPTSDLLMHPTHEYTRGLLGSVLSTECRAERLYQIPGSVPSPFDFANGDRFASRSLRPDANPKQHLKLVPTGEHPQHVWASHLEENQGAKL, encoded by the coding sequence ATGTTTCGTCAAGGATTAGCAGACAGACTTGCTTCTGGCGGGGCAAGATTCAAAGCATTATCAACCACATCCAAGATCGCGTTAATTTTCTTAATTATTATGGCTCTTATCGCAATTTTGGCACCATTAGTTGCACCTTATGACCCACTTCAAACACTACGCCCAGTCCAAGCTCCAGGTTCAGAGTATTGGTTCGGTACAGATCGTTTAGGGCGAGATATTTTCTCTCGTATCGTTTACGGAGCAAGAACCTCACTCTTTATTGGGTTAGGGGCTGTAGCTTGTGCCATTGTATTTGGCAGTATCTTGGGAGCAACCGCGGCAACCGCTGATAAATTCGGTAATGAAGTCATTATGCGTCTGATGGATATTCTAATGGCATTCCCTGGCATCGCACTTGCAGCGGTATTGCTTGCCACATTCGGCAACTCTTCACCGATTATTATCCTTACGATTGCGATTGTTTATACCCCGCAGCTTGCTCGTGTTGTACGTGCAAATGTTGTTTCCCAATGGGAAGAAGATTATGTGCGAGCAGAGCGTGTAATAGGTGGTAGCCGTACTTATATCTTATTAAAACACGTTGTGCGTAATACCGCAGCACCTGTACTTGTGTTTGCCACAGTAATGGTTGCTGATGCGATTATTCTTGAAGCATCACTTTCTTTCTTAGGTGCAGGGGTTCAGCCACCACACCCTTCTTGGGGTAATATTTTATCTGAAGGGCGTAACTTAGTCTTAAGTGGCTTCTGGTGGGCAACAACTTTCTCTGGTTTGTGTGTACTTTTAACCGTATTATCGTTAAATATTCTCTCTGAAGGTTTAACGGATGCATTAGCGAATCCGAAAACGAAGAAGAGCCCAACTGCAGCAAAAAATGATGTATCAAAACCGCTTTCAACCGATGTTCAAGAGGCAATGGCGGAGGGCTTAGCATTAAAACGCTACTTACTTCAATTGAAGCAAGCAGAAGTCGTGCGTACAGACCGTATGCAACTTAACCCAAATGCAAAACCGATTTTGCAAGTGAAAAACTTATCTATCCGCTTCCCAAACCGTTATGGTGAAACCCCATTGGTGGATAATATCAGCTTTACCGTACATGAAGGTGAAACGATGGGCTTGGTAGGGGAATCTGGCTGTGGTAAATCAATCTCTGCCTTCTCAATTATGGGATTATTACCACCAACTGCAAAAATCACAGGTGAAATCCTGTTTACTGACCGTGCTGGCAATCAGTACGATTTACTGAAAACAGATAAGCTTAATGATCTTCGTGGTCACGAGATTTCAATGATCTACCAAGATGCGTTAAGTGCGTTAAATCCATCAATGCGTATTCGTGAACAAATGGAGCAGTTAATCAGTCGTGGCGGTAAACAGTCCGCAGAGACATTACTCAAATGGGTACATCTTGATCCTGAAAAAACTCTCAACCGTTATCCACACGAACTTTCAGGTGGTCAGCGTCAGCGTGTTCTTATTGCAATGGCATTAGCACGTGAGCCAAAACTGTTAATTGCAGATGAACCAACCACAGCATTAGACGTAACCGTTCAAGCAGAAGTCATTAAGCTTCTCAACGAATTGCGTGAAAAACTGGGCTTTGCAATGGTGTTTGTGAGCCACGATTTAGCCTTAGTTGCTCAAATTGCTCACCACATCACGGTAATGTATGCAGGACAAGTGGTAGAAGCATCGCCAACTAGCGACTTACTGATGCATCCAACGCACGAATATACACGTGGTTTGTTAGGCTCAGTACTTTCAACGGAATGTCGTGCAGAACGCTTATATCAAATTCCAGGCAGTGTGCCTTCTCCGTTTGACTTTGCAAACGGTGACCGTTTCGCTAGCCGCTCATTGCGTCCTGATGCGAATCCAAAACAACACTTGAAACTTGTTCCAACTGGAGAACACCCACAACACGTTTGGGCATCTCACTTAGAAGAAAATCAGGGAGCTAAACTATGA